Below is a genomic region from candidate division SR1 bacterium Aalborg_AAW-1.
AAAGCCTATAGATATGACATCGTGTAAAGATAGTATAATATATACTGGTAGTGATACTACTCCACTAGTGACAGAATCTGTAGTCAGAGGAGATACTTTGTATAGAGTACAGAGAGGGGATACACTGACAACTATTGCTGCACAGTATGATATACCCAGATCACAACTCATCTCAGATAACAAACTTGTAGGACCCAAATGGATATCGATAGGACAAGTCTTACAAATTAAAAATGGAAAACGCATAGTTATGAGTGTAACTACAGGAAGTGTCGCTACTTGAGGACAAACGACCGAATGTATTCGTGATACGTATACTTTCTTCGAGTGAGAAGAACTCTCATACTTGTGGAAGAAACCAGTATTTGATACAACACATAAGGTAGTGAATGATTACGCGAATGGATGGACTATTGATTTGAATAGCCCTGTCATTGCGAGCCAAGCGAAGCAATCCATAGATACTGGAGGAGATTCTTCGACTACGCTCGGAATGACGCAAGACTGAGAGATATATCTTCAGAAGTGACTTCGTGAATGATGGATTATAAAAAATGAAGATGATACTTATACGGTGTATCTCACACTCTATTTCCGTCCACAGTCTCGATTTTATCTTGGACTGGGAGTAAGTGGATTGACCTTGATGTGATTATTGTCATGGTTATTACGAGATTGGAAGAGAAAAAGAAATATCTCTTCAAGAGTTATAACAAAAGCATCTCAACGCTCACTGAAACAGAGAGTCACCACATTCATCGATGATATTACAGAGTAAATTTATTCATTATCTGACTGGTAACGTGCAACACATCCTTAAAAAATATTATCATATCCTTGTCATCATCACTATCGCTTGTGTGATTGTTTTTCCACGAAGATCAGGATATGTGATGCTTCTGGATTTTTTTACTGTACCAGAATACTCTTGGGATTTTTTGGATCTGTATAGTGGACTAGCTTGGATTATTTTAGAGATCATCAAGATACTACTTGGAGGAATGGTGATGCAATATCTCGTCATGATGTGATCGCTTATAGGATTATGACTGTGAGCATATTATTTGATCAAAGAAGTGAAAGCAGATATCATTCCTTGGGCTCATCGGTCAGGCATAATCTTTATGATGATCAACCCATTTCTGTATGCTCGTATGGTAGAAGGTCAATACGGAGTGTATGGATGATATGCTCTCTTACTCTGGGCTTGTTATTTTCTCTATAGACGATATAAAAAATGAATGCTCTCTGACCTAGTGTGGTGGATGGTGTTGGCAGGATTGACTGTCTCTCTTTCGTATCATGCGTTGTTTTTTGTCTGATTAGCGAGTACACTCATCTTGATTTCGAACCATAGACGATGGAAGAATATCTTATATCGAAGTGGAAGTATGATAGCTATCTGTATTCTCAACTTCAATCGAATAGGCGCAAGTATGCTCTGAAATAATTATGTTTCACAAGTTTTAAAACATGTTGATACAGGTCATATTACTTCTTTTCAGACACAACAGGGTAGTGAAGGACTACTGTACCATGTGTTATCTCTTCATGGATTCCGATGAGAAGGACAAGGAAGATTTATTACTCCCTTTAGTCTTAACCCATATTGGACGTACATCTTTGGATTATTGTTTCTGCTTATAGTATATGGATATTATCGTCCATGGAAGTCTGTATGAGACAAAACTCTTGCTATCTGGTTATGAAGTGTAGCGATCATTAGCTATATCCTTGCATTAGGTATTAGTGGTCCTTGATATATATGACAGTTGACGCAATGGTTATATGATCATATTCCTTATTATATTGGATTAAGAGAGCCACAGAAATGGTTATGAATGCTCATGATAATCTATGCTGTAGGATTAGCATTGTGATGACATAAACTATATAAGAGAGTTATAGCAGATGATCCATTTTTTACATGGCCATTACGTATCTTATTGATCCTATTACCTATGGTGTATACACCTACGATGTTGTTTGCCCTGAAAGGTCAGTTACAAGTATTTTCTTATCCAGAAGACTATGTTCAAGCGAAAGAATATATCTATAGTGTTACTTCACCAAAAGAGAGTTGTCAGTCAGAACAATGCTTTGATATTCTTGTCTTGCCTTGGCATCAGTATATGAGCCTGTCTTTTACGAATAAAATCGCACCTAATCCTTGGGATCGATATTTTCAGTCGTATGATAATCGTTCTTTAAACATTCTTGTTGGAGATAATATGGAATTATCAGATATCTATACGCAGTCGTCTCGTCCTGCATCCAAGATTATAGAGCATTATGTGCATCCATCCCAGTGATTGCGAGCTTCAGGAAAAATTGATAAAGAAACTTCATGAGCATGGTGTGATGATGTGAATTGATTGGGTATATCAGGCATTCTCTTGATGAAAGAATTAGAACGACAGAGAGATAAACACTATCTCGATGCTTTAGTTGCTCATGGTTATGCATCGTTAGATCATGAAACAAACACCACTTTCTTTTACCGTTTAGATTGTTGATGATTAGAAAATTAAGAGAACGTTATGGAAATTATTATTTTGTTGTACTGATGGGAAGTGCAACGGTTATTTCTTGATGAATCAATTATCTGTATCATCCACTGATGGTTCGTTTCCTCACCGAGTCAGATTTTGCACTCTTTGAATCATTGATGAGTTTGTTGAATGTGGTTGGAGTTGTGTTTTCTGGATTTGCTCTCTATATTACACAACAGCTCAGTATTCATAAAGACGATAACTCCTACAGAGAATGACTCGTCTATAGATGGACTCGTCGATTAGCATACGGATCAGGTGCGATGATTATGGTCTTTGTACTTTGTTCTCCATGGATTGCATCGTATCTTCATTTAGATTCGATAGGCCCAGTGATACTGGTTGCTTTGAGTTTATTAGCAGGTGGAGTGGGGATTGTCTATGGCGCGTTATTACAATCTCAGCATCAGTTTGAGTATCTGAGTATCACTACAGTAGTATCTGCGATACTGAGAGTGTTTTTAGGAGTGGTATTAGTCTACTATTGAGCTTGATTATATGGCGCTGTCATAGGAGTAGTACTCTCTGGTTTGATATCAGTAGCTATTAGCTTATGGATGACACAACACTTACAACTGAAATCAACTAATGAACACTATGATGAGATCATTGATTCCTTGAAGACACATCGTTATCAAATTGTTTTATTTTGTATGGCGATGTTTGCTATATTAGGTATTACAAATCTGGATATTATGATGATACAACATCATTTTAAGGATCAGTCCGCGACGTATATTGCACTCAGTGTAGTTGCTAAGTTCCTTGTTTTCTTAGGTACAGCATTAGAGTCTGTCTACTATCCACAGTTGAGTAGTCAACCCCTTACAAAGATAACTATTGTTCCATTTCGTAATTACATGATCTTACAGTTATTCCTGATAGGATGCGCAATAGTCTGATCGTGATTAGTATGATCATATATTCTTGAACTCTTTAAACCGTGACTGGGTCAGGAAATATTCCTTTTTGAACGTTTATTAGTGATTTTTGGAATGGTGTTACTCTACACGACTCTCTTGAAACTCTTTGTTGCCTGGAAAAAAATAACGTTAGTATGGATAAGTATAGTGTTGATCACATGATTGCTTATTGTATTACAGTTTTGGTGAGGAAGATCAGTAGATGATTTTGTGATGCTCTTTATGATATGAATGATTATAACCCTTGTTGTGATGTGAGTAAGTATTTTATCTTTAGTCTATAGAACCTATGAAAGATCACGTTAGTACGATTGTAACAATGATCTCACGAAAAACTCTCTGATATCGATGAGGAATAATAGCATGTGTCTATCTTCTCTTATGATATGTGGTTTTTGTGTGACGAGAACGTATGATTATACTCTGATGATATGAGTGGTTAATGATGTTGATAGCATGACGAGCAAGTTATTTTTTTGTTGTTCCATTGATCAATACTTCCATTTCAGAGTATAGAAAAAGTTATTATCTGACATTACCATCGTACCTGAAGGCATTGGCGGTGATACTTATGATAGTCATATTTATAAGGTTCCCTACTCGAGAATCAGCTTTGGTGATCAATACATTGATATTGTGGTGATTTATATTTTTTGATAGTCGTTATTTTGCCCTTGGTGCGGCAGTGATGGTATGGATGATAATCTGACACCTCTTATTTGGTGATCAAGTTAGTGCTGATTATAGCGCTATTATGTTGTATTACTATCTAGTTTTGGCGGTAGTATTTGGTTTCGCTGATGATTATGTTGATAGACTTATCAAACACCATTCTCAATAAATAGAGAGATGTAAAAAATCTCTTGCAATTGATATGAGGATTCTTATTATTAAGATGTTATAGCTAATGCTATTTTACTATTTTATATCACATTGTATTTTACATGAAAAGAAACAAATTACACAGAGTAACAGGTATTGTTGCTTTGGTTGCTGTTGGATTTGCTGCTATACCAGCATTGCTTGCTGCTTTTAGTCCTACTCCTATCGCTGGACAAAACTGTAGCGGTTACGGTTATTTCGCTGGATATGGTTATGGTTATAACTGTGTGAAAAGATCTACAGGTGGAGGATCATCATCTAGTTCTTCATCAAATACAGGAAGCACTGGTGGTAATTCAACAGGACTTATTCTTCCAGAATTGGAAAGTGCTTATGCTTGGGCTTTCGACAATTCTATTACTACGTTAGAATTTGATTCATCTAGACCATTTGATGTTCTTAACAGACAAGAACTTGCTAAGATTATGGTTAATTATGTGAAAAATGTAAATGGTGGTAAAGTTGCTGCTGAAGGACTTACTTGTGATCTTACTCAATATTCTGATTACTCACTTCTTAATGAAGAAATGAGAGGTTATGTAAAACAAGCTTGTGAAATGGGTATCATGGGAAGACAAAATGATAGAGGAGGTATGATCCCTGCATTCAGACCATTTGATCCTGTAACAAGAGCTGAATTTGGTGCAGTATTGTCTAGAGTGATGTATGGTGAAGCTAATAATACTCCTGACGTAGCTGGATGGTATAAAGGACATCTTACTGCATTGAACAATGCTGGTATCTTAACTAAGATTGATATGCCATATGCTCAAGAAATTAGATCATGGGTATGGATTGCTCTTCAAAGAACTGATAAATAGTTCTCACATCTACTATAAAGATTCTTATACTTTGGTATAGGAATTTTTTTATATAAAAAAATAGTAATAAAAAATCTGACAGTAGGTGTGTCAGATTTCCTTTTTTATATTATTCTTCAGAGAAGAGTCATTCATGTTCGCTATTTTCTGCTTCTTGTGCAAGTTTTTTAGCTTTTTCTTCGGCTTTGCGTTGTTCTTTGTAGGCCATATTTTCAGCTTTTTCTTCCCAAGGACGGAACATTCCAAGGATAGGTTTGTTGGTAATTTTATCTGGAGTAGAACCAGGTATATCAAGATAACATTCATTGGAATGTACAGTCTGTATAGAACCATCATTTAATCTTAATCTGATTGCTCATTCATAAATACTTATACCTCCTATAATATTATCTCCTTTATCAAGATCTACGACTTGATCTCATTTTTTCGCTCTTTTTCGAATACGAAGATCATCAAGAGATAGCATCAGTGCTTTCGTAGTAGTATTAAGGAGTATAAATGGTTCTTCTTGATGTAAGAACATGGTACTTACACTATCACCATCTTGAAGTTCAATAGCTTTGACTCATCAAGCTGTTTTACCCATGGGTCTTAGCTCTTTGGAAGGGAAGAGGAGGAACCAACCATTTCTTGTTGCTACTGCTACATGATCATCATCTGATACAGGTAATACACTGAGAATCTTTTCATTTTTACCTGGTAAATTGATGATAGACGTAGGGAATTTTTTGAATGAAAGAACAAGATTCTTATCTACTTTTTTGATATTATTGTCGCTAGTCAGGAGCAGTAAATGATCAAAGTCTGCATGTAATGTCTTGGCGAAGATTACTTTACCTTTGAGGTTAAAATGTTTATGGAAATTAAGAGGATTAGAGTTATATTGGAATGAACCCAGATCCTTGAGTCTTTGTACAACAAGCTCTCCCTGATCAGTAATAACAATGATTTGATCTTGGTTATGTGTATAGATAAGATCAATGGTATCTTCAGGTATCACACTTACTCTTGTTTGATATAATACTCTAAGATCAAAATTGTCACTGAGCCATACAATCACATCTTCTTTTACTTTATCAGCTGCATCCTCAAACGCTTTGAGCGTTTTTTTGATATCTCCTGATTCTTCAACAAGAATAGTTCTACGATCATCTCAGTAGGTAGTCTTAATGTCGTTCATTTCTTGTTTGACGACATCATCAAGAGCAGATGAATTGTTGATGATATTTTCAAGGTAGTCGATCAATTTTTGTTTTTCATCGATTTCGTCAAGAATCTTATTAAGCTCTAATCCAACCAAACTCTGTAGTCTCATCTGGAGAATATATTCCGCTTGAGGGTCAGAAAATTCAAATTTTGTCATCAATGATTCTTTCGCTTCTTGTTTACTATCAGAGGCTCTAATAGTAGCAATTACTTCATCAATGATATCGATAGCTCTACGTAATCACTCGAGAAGATGAAGTCTATCTTTAGCTTTCCCAAGTTGGAAAACAGACCTACGATACACTACTTTTCTACGATAGATGACAAATTCTGAGATCAGATCTAAGATATTCAGTAATCTTGGTTGTTTACCTTGCTCAACCAGTGAGACGTTGTTAATAGGGAATGTACTTTGTAAATCAGTCATTTTAAATAACTGAGCAAGCACTTTTTGAGCATTGACACCTCTACGAAGACTAAGAGCTACTCTAATGATATTTTTTGCTGATTCATCTCTAATGTCAGTAATTCCATCAATTTTTTTATCGATGACTAATTCTCCTATCTTCTCTACAAGACTAGATTTATTGACTTGATAGGGAATTTCGTCAATAACAATGATATCTCCATGTTTACTCTGTTCGATATGTGTTTTCCCTCTTACAACTACAGATCCTTTCCCTTTACGATAGATTTCTAAGATACTTGCCGGATCAAAGATAAATCATCCTGTTGGGAAATCTGGACCTTTAATAATAGTCATGAGATCATCTACTGTAGTTTCTTCATGATCCATATAATAAAGACATGCATCAATTACTTCTCTAAGATTATGAGGAGCCATATTAGTAGCCATACCTACTGCAATACCCATCGTTCCATTACAGAGATGATTTGGAAATTTTGTAGGAAGGGTAATCGGTTCGTTGAGCATATTATCGAAGTTTGGTCTTCGATCAACGGTATCCAGATCGATATCATTGAGCATTTCACTAGCAAGTTTAGTTAATCTTGCTTCTGTATATCTCATCGCTGCAGCTCCATCACCATCGATAGAACCAAAGTTACCCTGACCATCAACAAGAGGATATCTCATTGCCCAAGGTTGAGACAGTTTTACCATTGCTTCGTAAACAGAGCTATCTCCATGAGGGTGATATTTACCAATTACTTCTCAGACAACAGTAGCTGATTTTCTATGTTTACTGGTATGATTAAATCCAAGTTGATTCAATGCGTACAGAATTCTTCTATGAACAGGTTTCATACCATCTCTGGTATCTGGAAGAGCACGTGATACGATAACTGACATAGCATACGTAATATACGACTCAGAAATTTCGTCAGTAATGTTCAATGGTTTAATAGTACCACCTGTGCTTAGCGTATCTTCGAGGAGAGGAGTGTCTGACATAATTGGTGTATAAGGTTTGTAAAGTTGTAAGGTTTATAAAG
It encodes:
- the gyrA gene encoding DNA gyrase subunit A translates to MSDTPLLEDTLSTGGTIKPLNITDEISESYITYAMSVIVSRALPDTRDGMKPVHRRILYALNQLGFNHTSKHRKSATVVGEVIGKYHPHGDSSVYEAMVKLSQPWAMRYPLVDGQGNFGSIDGDGAAAMRYTEARLTKLASEMLNDIDLDTVDRRPNFDNMLNEPITLPTKFPNHLCNGTMGIAVGMATNMAPHNLREVIDACLYYMDHEETTVDDLMTIIKGPDFPTGGFIFDPASILEIYRKGKGSVVVRGKTHIEQSKHGDIIVIDEIPYQVNKSSLVEKIGELVIDKKIDGITDIRDESAKNIIRVALSLRRGVNAQKVLAQLFKMTDLQSTFPINNVSLVEQGKQPRLLNILDLISEFVIYRRKVVYRRSVFQLGKAKDRLHLLEGLRRAIDIIDEVIATIRASDSKQEAKESLMTKFEFSDPQAEYILQMRLQSLVGLELNKILDEIDEKQKLIDYLENIINNSSALDDVVKQEMNDIKTTYGDDRRTILVEESGDIKKTLKAFEDAADKVKEDVIVWLSDNFDLRVLYQTRVSVIPEDTIDLIYTHNQDQIIVITDQGELVVQRLKDLGSFQYNSNPLNFHKHFNLKGKVIFAKTLHADFDHLLLLTSDNNIKKVDKNLVLSFKKFPTSIINLPGKNEKILSVLPVSDDDHVAVATRNGWFLLFPSKELRPMGKTAGGVKAIELQDGDSVSTMFLHQEEPFILLNTTTKALMLSLDDLRIRKRAKKGDQVVDLDKGDNIIGGISIYEGAIRLRLNDGSIQTVHSNECYLDIPGSTPDKITNKPILGMFRPWEEKAENMAYKEQRKAEEKAKKLAQEAENSEHEGLFSEE